The Methanobrevibacter millerae genome includes the window CCGGGACCTTCCTTATATCCCTCATAGCTTGAATCAGGAATTCCTTCCTTGGATGAAACGACAATATTGTCTGTGATTACAGACCCAACAGAATCATAGAGATATACTGCAACTGTTGAATTGCTGAAAACCACATTGTCCTTAATGACAAAAGTATGTTCCCCTTCAAGCTTTTGGCGGTAACTTATACCATATAAATTGTCATTATCGCCGACCGGAGCGATAGAAGATACCGCAATAGTATTGTTTACTATATAGTCATTGTCATCCTGAACCTCAATACCTGCCACCAATGCCCAGGAATCCTCACCTGCAAGACCTGTTACATTGATACGGTTATTGACCAATTTTAAAGAAGTCGAACCGCAATAATTGGTGGAATATATTCCCAAATTAGGTCCATTAGATATTGAATAGATATCATTATCATCAATTGTAACATTGCTTAGAGGTCCTGTCAATTGAATAGGATAAGCGGTACCTGCCTTGTATACACCACCCTGAGTCTTTACAGAGAAATTGTTTGATTTAATAAGCATGTTATCCACATTATAGATATCAAGTCCGTAAAGATAGTTCGGCACACCGATAGCAGTTGCGAAATCCTCCATCTCAAAGGTATTGTTTGCATAAAGAATGTTTTTACCATTTTTTATGATTATTCCGTCCAATGTAGGGTCTGCCGTTAATGTTGCTCTGTTGACATCTACAAATACATAATTGTTTGTAATGTTGAGGTTTTCAGTGTTTAAAACAGCAATTCCTGCAACAGAGTCCCCAATCATCAATCCGCTATCATGGTCAACCGTACGCAATGGAAAAGATGAAATAAGAGTATTACCGTCAAGCAAAGTATTGTTTGTGTAATACAGCCAGATTCCAAAGTTATCATTGCCCTGAGCATTGTTTGCAACAAAACAGATGGTATTGTTAATCAGGCGGGTTGTGCTGATATAATTGGATTTCTTACCGTTGACATGAATCCCGTAAGCTTCAGTGTTTTTCGGTGCAGTATAATCCAAAACGACATTTTGAATGGTCGCATTGTCTGATTGAATCATTATTGCAGATCCGTCATTGTCCTCAAATGACTCGGTTAGAACCAATGTGATGTTTTCTATTGTGACGTTTTGAGCTTTGACATTAAAAGCAATATTTTCCAAAACAACACCATCATTTGCCGTAAATACAGTATTTGGAGCTTCAATTGTTAAAACACCATAATCCTTAAGGTTTTCTGTAAAAACATAAGTTGCATTGGAAAACTCTTCAGTCATCACATTATCCATATCAAAGTAGTCATAGACATTAGCATCATCAATATTGTTGACCGGAGATATCTCCAATGTAGAATTCACATCCTTGACATCTTCAGCAGATATTGGAGCCAACATTAATGCAAACAACAACAATATTAACAATAATTTACTGCCTAACCTTATATTTTCACCTCCTTTGCAGTGAATCAATCTCCCAAAATAAAATTTTAAAAGACATTTAAAGGTTTGTAAAAAATAGTTTATAAAAGTAATGCCTAATTGTGAAAAAAGAAAAAAAAGTTGAGAAGTTTATGTAAACTTCTCATGTTTAAGCTGTTACGGTTACAGTATTAGAGATTCTTGCTTGTCCGTAAGAAGCAGTAATAATGTATTTTCCAGCTTGCAAGTTAATGTTTAATTTTGCAACACCATTAGCATCGGTTGTACGTTGATACA containing:
- a CDS encoding right-handed parallel beta-helix repeat-containing protein, producing the protein MIHCKGGENIRLGSKLLLILLLFALMLAPISAEDVKDVNSTLEISPVNNIDDANVYDYFDMDNVMTEEFSNATYVFTENLKDYGVLTIEAPNTVFTANDGVVLENIAFNVKAQNVTIENITLVLTESFEDNDGSAIMIQSDNATIQNVVLDYTAPKNTEAYGIHVNGKKSNYISTTRLINNTICFVANNAQGNDNFGIWLYYTNNTLLDGNTLISSFPLRTVDHDSGLMIGDSVAGIAVLNTENLNITNNYVFVDVNRATLTADPTLDGIIIKNGKNILYANNTFEMEDFATAIGVPNYLYGLDIYNVDNMLIKSNNFSVKTQGGVYKAGTAYPIQLTGPLSNVTIDDNDIYSISNGPNLGIYSTNYCGSTSLKLVNNRINVTGLAGEDSWALVAGIEVQDDNDYIVNNTIAVSSIAPVGDNDNLYGISYRQKLEGEHTFVIKDNVVFSNSTVAVYLYDSVGSVITDNIVVSSKEGIPDSSYEGYKEGPGSHSGDTYYNNKVLSEYEYWVNYRHMNEVDGGENTTYVTPENVNNRTNNIDASDVPGKNDNPGFDNNPFYNGSSTNTDKPNVPTNPNDRNNDNTFSDDFNENAVNPGDEENDNPSGDNPGDRPRDNDDVNPGDRPRQQEDMVNPGDEPIENPSEPVENPGDEYVEDSGSNTNGNPGDQSTPNPYHYDETQHINGTRVDNGGVTEYNEGVSLSETKQNNVTSNTDSGSTNTNSYGGQNSILVNTTTDSPSNTGEDSAASSEKSSTSSNVESVGSENPASANSVAKAYEILDNIVKNPQSLVLPALLGFIALALLFVGYKRKSRKDDEY